DNA sequence from the Arthrobacter jinronghuae genome:
TTCTTGAAGGGCTGGCACTCGACGACAGGCGCTCCGGCAGCCTTAACTGCATCCAGCAGCTTCTTGCCCCGGTTGCCGCCAGCGTGGTGCAGCACCAGAACGGCATCCGGAGACGGATCCTTCAAATAGGCCAGCGTTTCGGTGAGGAAATCCTCGTTCATCGACGCGAGATTCACGGCCTCGATAAGTTTCGCTTCCCCGAACAGTGAGGGGCTCGACTGCAGTGTGAGTTCCCCGGAGACATAGGTGGAGGCGTCGAAGTGCACCAGTTCCGTGTCGGGCTGCTTCTCCCGGAGCAGTCCGCGCAGCCGGTCCCGGGCCCGGGATGCCAGATAGTCCTCGGGGCCTGCCAGCAGGACCACCGGGGCTGGTTCGACCTCGCGCCAGGAGACCGTCGCTGAGGACTTGCTTGCGGAGGACTTACTTGCGGAGCTGCGTTTGGAAGGGACTGCCGGATTCACAGCTGGGGCTCCTGGGATTGTGCGGCGGCCTGTTTCGGCCTGCCGGGTGTAAAGGATCGAAAGGTACCCGCACCGCGGATAGCCTCCCTCCAAGATTGCCACGGTCCCGGTCCGCGGCCAATTTTCCTGTTGTCTCCGGGCGTGGGGTGGTCAGCGAACCTAGTTACCCCCTCGCCAAAGGACTGCCTCGAGGACGGCGGCGGGCGGTCCTGCGTTCCACGCCCGCCGGATGGAAGCGGGACATTTCCCCGGCCTTTAGGGCGGCAGGCCGGCTATCTGCAGCCCGTCGCCCTCCCTGGCCACCAACAAGGTCCCGTGCTCGTCTGTGCGGGCAACGGCTGTACCCGCCGCTTCGAGCCCGGCCAGCGTCTGCGGCGCAGGATGGCCATAGTCGTTGTCCGCGCCTACTGAAACCAGCGCCAGTGGGGGCGACACTGCGCTCACCCACCCACCGCCTCCGTTGCGCGCGCCATGGTGCGCCACCTTCAAGACATCAACCGAACCGGCGCCCAGTTCCGGGTGTGCGGCGATGACTGTGGCGGCAGCGTCCTCCTCAATATCCCCGGTGAAGAGGATCCGCAGCGGACGCAGCCTTGGGTTCTCTGCGACTGTAACCAGAAGGACCGCGCTGGAGTTATTCTCCTCCTCGTCTCCGGCGGCCCCTGACCGGGGATCATGATCACCGGGGTCCGGGAGCGGCCAGAGAACACTCCAGGACACGCTCCCGGCATTGCCGGCCATGCCTGCAACGAGTCGTTCCCGCGGAGCCGGTGATTCGTCCAGTACCGCCACAAGATCCCCGGGCAGCTCGCTGTCGGCCGTCGAGTATCCCACCCTCAGCACGTTTCGCCCCGCCAGCACACCCGAGGTTCCCCCGTAGTGGTCCTGGTGTGCGTGACTGAGAACAAGCATGTCCACAGTCTGGATATCCAACCGGTCAAGGCAGCTGTCCACTGCATCGGGATCGCTGCCCGCGTCGATCACCACTGCGCTGCCCGGCCCGGACCGGACAGCGAATGCGTCGCCCTGTCCAACATCGCAAGCGGCCAGCACCCATTCATCCACCTGCCCCGGGCCAAGTGAGCCGGCGGCAAGGACCATTCCGCCCGGCAGGACCAGGGCAGCAGCCGCACCGGCAACGAGCCAGCGCCGGGTGCGGGTACCACCCCGAGCCGGGGACGCTGCACCGGGATTAAGGATCCTGTGCGGCGGGGATCCATGGGCCCGGCCCTCCGGGGCCGGATGCCGATCCCGGATACTCCATCTTTCCCGCCGGGAAAGATGGAGTATTCCGGCAACCGCTGCAAATGTGCATCCGGCCATCAGCAGCACGCCGGTGGTGCCGTCGGGCCAGGCTGCCAGGGCCCCGGGAGCTGATTCAAAGAACCGGGCAGTACGGGCCACCCACCAGGCCCCTCCGGCCGCAAGCAGGAGGGGCGGTACTGCCAGCACCGGAGCCGCGGCCACCAAGGCGACGGCAAACATCCCCGCAATGCTCACTACCGGGACGACGGGTGCGGCTACCAGATTGGCGGGAACCGAATACACCGGCAGCTGTGGCTGCAGGGTCACCAGGACCGGGGCGCAGAATAGCTGCGCTGCTACCGGTATGGCAATGGCGGCCGCAAACCATCCGGGGAGGCGACGGGACAGGACCCGCACCAGATGCGGTCCCAGCACAACCAGCCCAAGGGTCGCACAGACGGACAGAATGAACGCGTAGCTTCCGGCTAACCACGGATCCACGCACAGCAGCACCGTGATCGACAGGAAAAGCAGCGCCGCTGAAAGCCGTCCCCGTCCGGAGAGCACGGCGAGGGTTCCCAGCCCGCCCATCACAGCAGCGCGCAGCACACTGGGATCCGGACGCACGAGGAGCACAAACGCACCGAGGCCCGTCAGAGCCAGCAACGCCGCCGGCACCCGCGGTACCCGGAGGGCTCTGGCTGCGAGGAAAATGAAGGCGATCAGGTAGCTGCAATTGGCACCGGACACCGCCGTCAGGTGGGTCAGTCCAGTATTCTTCATTGCCTGTTCCAGTCCGGAATCAAGCCCGCCCCGGTCGCCCAGGACCATGCCTGGCAGAAGTCCTTCGATTCCGGCATCCCGGTCTTCGGCTGTCTGGACAAAGCCGTCACGGAGCCGGGCGGTTGCCGCGTACCATCCACCGCCTCCGGTAATTTCCGGAGGTGCTGCGGCCGGGAGCATGGCTAGATTCCGGTCCCCTGCGGGGAGTGGATGCAAGGGTCCGGCACTGGTGAACCGGTCCCCCATCCTGATCTCGCCGTAGTCCTCCCCGCCCACCACCAGAAGGGTCGCTGAAGCCCGGAACCGATGCCCGTCCGCGGTCCCGGAATCCACCACGGCATCGATGAGGTACCGCGGACTGCCCGTGAACCGGTCGGCAGCACCGGGCCTCGCGTCCGAAACTGCACGCATTTCCGCGGTAATCACGGCTTCGGCTGTGATGAGCTCCGAAATAGGGCCGCTCGTACGGTTGGCCAAGCTGCCGGCCGCACTGGCACAGACCAGGGCCGCTGCGGCCATGGGAACAGCCGTGCCGCGGAGGAACGCGGCAGTTCCCCCGGTTACGCGGGAGGCCGTCAGGAGCATAAGGACCGCTAGGACGGCCGCCAAACAAGCCAAGGCCCAGCCCGCGGGCATGGGCACCCGAAGAACGGCTACGGCAGCCGCCCATACCGCCACTGCGGCAGGCAGGAGCCGAAGCTCGCGGAGGGGCTCCGGCGGCGATGCGTCTGACTCGGCCTTACGATTGCTCCAGGCTTCACGCACTGCCCGGTTAACTCCGGTTGTCCGCACTGCCACGGCAACCTCTGTCGTCCGGACCCCCGCCACAGTGATCCCTAGAGGCGGCTCAGATTCCCCGTCTTCCGGCCGGTCGGAGCCGCGGCCGCCGGGATTCAGCGCCGAGGCCACATATCGTGACCACCTGCTCTCGCTCCGGGCCATCCGGTACCCGCTAGACCGTGACCAGTGGAAGCAATGCCGCCATCATTGCTTCACCGATTCCCGGTATTGCGTCCAGGTCTTCCGGCCGGCTGAACCTCCCATGCTCGGTGCGCCACGCCATGATCCGTTCAGCGAGCACCGGCCCGACCCTCGGGAGTGTTTGCAGCTGGGCGGAGTCCGCCGTGTTCAGGTTGACGCTGCCGGAAGCCGCACCCGTCCCGTCCGCAGCGGGGGGACTCCCGCCGGCCGGGTTGCCTCCCGGGCTGCCGGCTTCGAGACCCGACGCGCTCTCATCGATCCGCGGAACTAGCACCATCACACCGTCCTCCGCGACCGCAGCCAGATTCACTCTGGCAAGGTCGGCATCCGGCGCCGTTCCCCCGGCGGCCTCCACCGCATCAACGATCCGGCTGCCCGGATCCAGCCGCACCACCCCCGGATGCTGCACAGCCCCGGCGACGTGGACCATGATCATTGCTGTGCCCGCCTCCGGCTCGGCTGCACCGGACGGAACCTGCGCCGACGCAGCGGAAGGAACAGTAGACGGAGTAACGGTATTGCTGCTCCCCGCTTCAGGAAGCGGCGAGGGAGCAGTGCCGGGCGGGGACATTCCGACACTGGCCACCGGAACAGGCTCCCGGTCGCGCAGCACCAGGATGGCCAGCCCGCAGCCCAGCATCATGCAAACTGCCAGGACCGCCGCAGGCAGGGAAAAGGCCCACCGACGCCGCGGCTCTTCAAGGTCCCGATCCCAGTGCCCGGGGCCGTCAGCGTCCTGGCTGTCGACGGTGTCCCAACGGTGTTGTGCCATGGCCCAAAGGTAGCTATCCCGGCTGTCCGGTCCCGTGTTCACTATCGGACAGGTGGAGGACCGGGTCCTGTCCGCGGCCTAAAGCCGGCGTGTGGAGGACCGGACGGTCTATCTTGCGACGCCTTAGCCCGAACCGGTTGCGTCAGCTAGCAACCAGCACTATGACGCCCGCGTCTTCGAAGCTCTTCACGACAATCGCGTCGACTTCGTCGTCCACTATTACATGAGTAAATTCATCAATACCGCCCAAACGGTGCAACGCTCCATGGTCAATCTTACTGTGATCTACCATGAGGACTCTTGTTTGCGCAGCAGCCATCATGGCCCTTTTCGCAGTGACGATTTGCTGGTCCTGGTGGTACACGTCGAGCCCCCTCACTGCGGAAGATGATGCAAAAAGAACGTCTGCATAGAGGTCGGCAATGCTCCGCTCACACATGAGGCCCAGGAACGACTGGTATCGCGGCACGTACTCGCCCCCAAGAGCGATGAGGTGCACATCCGGATTATTAGTTACCTGCTGCATAGCAGGCATGAAGTTGGTGATTATGGTCAGCGGAGATCGGCCAATTAGCAGCGGAACGACCTCCAGTGACGTTGTTGAGTCGTCCACCATCACGACATCGCCTTCGGAGACGAGTTCCACAGCCACCCGTGCCATTTTCTTCTTCTCTTCAACCGCGCTCATTGCGCGAAACTGCACGTCGCTTTCAAATTGCGTCGATCGGTGGACAGACGCACCCCCACGAACCTTGCGCAGCGCGCTGACGCGCTGCAACTCATCGAGATCCCGGTGTACCGTCATGCGGCTAACCCCGAGCTGCTCAGTAAGGTCATCGACGCTTACAAATCCACGCTGATTTACGACCTCGCCGATGAGGCTGAGGCGGGCAGCCTTACTGCGAGGTTTGGGGTGATGAGCGTCATGGGACTGGGCATCGTGGTCTAGGGCATCAATCATGTTGTTGGGTGGATTGTCTGCACGTTCAACACCCGTCCTTTCCGTTCGTCACGTCATTTTATCTCGCCCTATGCGCCAAAGGGCGCCGGCTGGCGGGGCAGCCTCAGGCAGCCAGTCTGGCCTGGGTTTGCTGGAATTTGGCGACTTGATTCCTGTCCACAATTCCGGCATCTGATCCCAGTCCAGTCGCGACGAGACTGCCACAAGCCAATCCCCGTTCCGCTGCACCCATGACATCCAGGCCGTCGAGCAACCCGGAAATCAGCCCGGCACTGAATGCGTCTCCACAACCAGTAGTATCCACGACGCTGATGTCGTAAGCGGGCAGTACAGTTTCCTTGTCACCATTGGCCGCGACACTCACCCCGCCGCCGCCCATCGTTAGCAGAGTGTGCCCCACGCCTTGGGTGTGCAGCCATTCAATGATCTCTTGGCGATCTTCGGTACCGACCAACCACCCGGCTTCCTCGATGTTGGGCATGAGGTAATCCACATATCGTAAGGACGGACCAATTACCCTTTGGGCGTCATCCCGCGGGCTCATCAGGAAGTCCATGGTGACGGTTAGGCCGAGTTCCTTCACTCGCTTCAGGACCCGCCCCATAGGGGCACCATCCAATCCCGGCAGGATAAAGGCACCACCAAGATGGAAAATCTGAGCCTTTTCAACGATTGACCAGGGAACATCTGTTTCAGTCAGGCCAGCATTGGCGCCGATAACATGGAGCGCCGGGCGTGAGCCGTCACGGCGAATCGGCAGAAGACTTGCGGAGGTCTGTCTCCTTGCATCGACCACCAAATTGTCAGTGTTGACCCCGTAACTGTTCATGGTGGAACGAACAAAGTCACCAATGGTGTCGTTGCCGATCCGACCGACGGCACCAACCTCAACACCAAGCTTGGCCAGGTTCACCGCTGGCGCAGCGGCGGTGCCGGCCACAGTAAATTTGATCTGCTCCATGAATTCGAGGCGTTGGCCAGGCGGTACGGACGTGAACGGCCAGCCGAGCGCGTCGGCAATGTGTGCACCCATTGAAATCACTTGAGACGTCATCATTCCTCCATCAATTAGGTCCAGAGATCCATTTGACTTCTGGTACAGCCCTTCATCGCCTAGCGGGCAGATCTCTAGATGACCCTGTCGTTGCCCCCATCGACGGGCACCTGAGCACCAGTCGTTGATTGGAAAGCCGGCGTGCACATTGCTCCTACCATCTGAGCCACGTGGAGGCTTGATACCTCCGTGGAAAGTAAGTTACGGCGCTTGTATTCCTCAACGCTCACTCCGTATCTAGCCGCGCGTTCGGCGAGCAGTTCCGGAGCCCATAGGCCGGTGTCGAAGACGGCGTCGGGATGCACGGTATTGACCCGGATTCCGTCCACTGCCCACTCCAGAGCAGCAACTCGGGCCAGCTGGGTCAGCGCGGCCTTCGACGCGGAGTAGGCGGCGGCTCCCGGACCAGGTGCGGCCACGTTTTTGGAACCGATGACGACAACCCGTCCGTAGGTGGGTGACTCGGCCAATAGCGGCTGAGCGAGCCCGAAGAGAGCCTGAACTGAACCGACGTTGATGGCCAGGGTTCGGTCCCACGCCCTTCCGTCAAGGCCGGTTATCGGCACGCTTTCCGGGAAAACTCCCGCGGCAACTATGAGCATGTCCAGGCCGCCAAAGCGCTGCACAGTCTGTCGCAGCGCGCCTTCTATGGCAAAAAGTTCTTGTACGTCTGCCTGAATGCCCAACCAGGAGTCACACGAAAAGGTGGTCGTGACATCCTCGGAGATGTCGACTCCGACCACGCATGCACCCAGGTCAAGCAGTTTGTTGGCGATGCTGCGACCAATACCGGAGGCTGCCCCGGTTACAAACGCCACTTGGCCGGCCAACTCAGGTGAGACACCACCCCTGCGCAGCTTTGCTTGTTCGAGCTCCCAGTACTCTATATCGAAGAGCTTGTCCTCAGTCAGGGATGTGTACCGCCCGATTTTTTCGGCTGCCTCGATGACATCAAACGTGTGCATGGCTATGTCACGCACTATGTTGGCTTCTTTCACAGTCCTGCCGACCGTGAACATACCCCTCTTTGAATCGAGCATAAATCTGGGCGTGGGATCCAGCATGGTGAGCGGCACAGGTGACCGATCACGGTTTCGCTCGAAGTAAGCCTGATAATCCTGGACGTAGGCGTCAACGTCGTAACCATCGATATCCCGGCCCACCAGCGGAATGCGCTTCGTGTGAATGATGTGATCGGGGGTTGCAGGTCCACGAGAAACTATCCGAGTCAGGTCCTTCCGTCCTAAAAAGTTCCGGACTCTAGGGCCGACGTGCTGGCACATGATCATCGACTGCCCAGCGTGCCGGGAAATTGCTCCGCGCAGGCGGGCGACAGCCAGCAGATCGACGCTGTCCATTTCGTGCCTTGCAGTTGATGCGTCGGTCTCCGACAGGGCTTCAATGGACAAGGGCACGGACGGGGCAGGCCCTTCCGTTTCCGAGATGAACCTAAGGTGGTCTTCAGCCGCTGAAATGATCTCTACATGCCGGCTGTACGCTTCCTCCATAGTGTCGCCGAACGTGAAAAGTCCGTGATTGAGCAGCACCATTCCCCGGGTTTCAGGGGTCGCGAGTTGCGGCCAGAGTTCATTGCAACGACGGGCGAGGTCGAATCCAGGCTTGACATAAGGGACCAGTACCAGCTTGTGCCCGAAAAGGGCAGAGACGACGGCTGCTGGGTCAGGTTGATTGGTCAGCGAGACGATTACGTCGGCGTGGGAATGCAGCACAGCCCGATAAGGCAGGAGTGCATGCAATAGAGACTCTATTGACGGGTCAGGAGCAGATGCGTCGACCAGCGCACTTCGCAGTTCATTGACGAGCGCAGTATCAGTGATCGATTTGACCGTCAGGAGCTGTCGCAGGCGGTCCATGCGAAGCGGAGCGAATCCCTGCGGCTCGATGGAGGCCATGTCCCAGCCGCTGCCCTTTACATAAAGGGTTTCGATGTCGTCGCCAGTGACGTCCACAACTGTGGCTTTGATGGATGAGTTGCCTCCGCCGTGGAGCACGAGGGATTTGTGTGCGCCTATCGTGCGTGATCCCTGCACGCATTCGTCGACGGCGTTCTGTCCGCTCTTCAGCGGTTGCCACAGGCTTTTCACTGGAACTCCTTTGTTCGCGTACGGTGCCACGATGGTGTGTGTCGTTACAAATCAGCGAGAAGACCGACGATATAACGGAAACATACCAGAAGCCGTACAGCCGGCATCCCAGCATCGTGAACCTCGCACCTACCTGCCTTTGTCCGGACTTACAGGCAAATTTGGCCAAAACGTTGCGAAGCAAAATTTCGACCACATTGTCTGAATCCGTGTTTTACTGTTACAACTGTCACGGCCGGTACGACCGCAGCGGGCGTTTGTAACACGGCTACGTTCAAAGGAGAACAACTATGAAGCGTCCAGCGAGCTTGCTCAGCCTCGCGGCGACCGCGATTGCGGCAACCGTCCTCATGTCCGGGTGCGGCACCCTAGGAGACACGGGTAGCGGAACTAAGGCATCCGGTTCCGATGACGGCGTTTTCCGAATCGCGACCGTGTCAAAAGTCGAGGGAATCTCTTGGTTCGAAGCAATGCGTACCGGCGTTGACCAGTTCAACACCGACAACGGCGACGTGGTCGAAGCATGGCAGACCGGCCCGGACTCAGGGGATCCTGCAAAGCAGGTTCAAATCGTCGAAGACCTTATTGCACAGGGTGTCGACGCCTTGGTCGTTGTTCCAAACGATCCGCAGTCCATCGCCCCCGTCCTGAAGAAGGCCCGCGACGCCGGCATCGTTGTCGTAACTCATGAGGCACCGGCGCTTGCCGCAACAGACAGCGTCGACTACGATCTCGAGGCCTTCGACAACGTCGAGTTCGGAGAAAAGATGTTCGAGCAGCTCGCCGACCAGATGGGTGGCTCGGGAACGTTCGTAGGCGAGGTGGGCTCTCTCACCAGCGAAACTCATATGGCTTGGTACAACGCGGGCCTCGACTATCTCAAGGAGAACTACCCAGAGATAACCCCTGTATCGGCTCAGCCCTATGAGGACGATAACGATGACTCCAAAGCCCGCGATAATGCCCTTGAAATCCTCAAGGCCTACCCTGACTTGAACGGCTTCATCGGCACATCGGTTTCTGCCGGGGCCAATTTCGCAGCGGTACTGAAAGAGAAGAACCTGACCAACATCGCCACGTCCATGCTAAGCCTGCCTTCCGTTGCAGGTCCGTATCTCGAGGACGATGTAGTCGGCTCGGCACAAGCATGGAACCCTGCCGGTGCAGGCTACGCCGCAAACGAGGTGGCCTTGGCCGTACTCCAGGAGCGGGCTATCGAGTCAGGTAGCGATCTCAAGTTCGAGGGCTACGAAGACGTCACAGTAGATGGCAAGCTCATCAGCGGCTCGGCGATTTTGATGATCAAGAAGGGCCAATACCCCGACGGCAAGTACCCGTTCTAAGGCTCCAGAAGCCTCACTTCGCTGCGGTGGTGGCGTCTTTCCAGGTGACGACGCCACCGCACGGAGTGTTCACTCTTTCATCCCTATGTGCGGCCTCTCTCCGACCCTGCCGCACACCTTTCTCGACTAGCGAATAGAGCGATCATGGGTGACTCAATCCTCACCGCGGAGAATCTCTCCATAGACTTCGGTGGCGTAACCGCACTAGAAAATATCAACCTGTCGATAGGCCAGGGTGAAATCCTCTGTCTTGCCGGCGAAAATGGATCGGGCAAATCGACATTCGTCAAGATCGTGTCCGGTGTCTACTCGCCTAGCTCCGGCAGTGTTTCGATCGACGGATCCCTAGTCGATTCGCATGGCCCGCGGGGCGCGATCAGTGCCGGGGTTCAGGTTATTTATCAGGATCTCTCCCTCTTTGATCACCTCACGGTGGCAGAGAACATCTCTATTAATCGCATGATGCACGATGGATCCAAGCTCGTGAAGCGTTCCGCTATGCGGACTATTGCTGCGGAACAGCTTGCCCGAGTTGGTGTCGAACTCCCCCTGGATGAGAGGGTCTCCACTCTCTCAGTGGCCAACAAACAACTAGTCGCCATCGCGCGGGCGCTCAGCATGGACGCCCGGATCCTTTTCATGGACGAACCCACCACCGCGCTGACCACCAACGAGGTAAAACGGTTACTGAAGATCGTATTGGAGCTCAAAAACCGCGGATTGTCGATCGTATTTATTAGCCACAAACTCGACGAAGTTTTCGCCATCGCGGATCGGATCATCATTTTTCGCAACGGGCACAAGGTTGGTGACTTTCCCGCTCATGAACTTGACGAAGAATCGCTGAGCTTTCACATGACCGGTCGCCGTGTCTCCTACGCACGCTACCACCGGGAACCCAATGATGAGGCTCCACTTTTGCAGGTCCAAGGCCTCAGCAGGCAAGGGAACTACAGCGACGTCAGTTTCGATTTGCGCAAGGGAGACATTCTGGGGCTCACCGGGCTTCTCGGTGCTGGCCGCACAGAACTGGCGCTTTCGTTGTTCGGCCTCAACACCCCTGACTCCGGGCAGATTCTGATCGATGGAAAACTAACCAGCATCAGCTCTCCACTTCATGCCATGGGCCATGGGATCGCGCTGGTACCCGAGGATCGAAAGGCCCAGGGTCTGTTTGGGGCACAGTCAATCCGAAACAACGTCTCGTCAAATGTGATCGACTCGCTGGTTGGCCGTACCCGCCTGATCGACCGGAAAGCGGAGAAGGCTCTCGCACAGACAACGGTGCAGAAAATGAACGTTAACAACAAAGATATCGACACTCCCGTCGAGAACCTTTCCGGCGGCAACCAGCAGAAGGTAGTGATCGGCAAATGGATCGCCCGGGAACCCACGATTTTCATCCTCGATAGTCCAACAGTCGGCATAGACATTGGATCAAAACAGGAGATATATGACCGCATTCACGCCCTTGCCGCAAGTGGAATCGGCGTAATCGTGATTTCCGACGAACCCGAGGAGATCATTGCCAATTGCAACAGGGTGCTGGTGATGCATGAGGGAGTTGTACTCGACCGCTTCGGTGAGGCCGATCTCCGTGCCCCCGAATTCAAAGATCGCCTCGCAACGATCATCAGTGACCCCGGCGCCCACGTGAAACACGTAACGGTCCCCCTAACGTCGACCTCAGGAAATCAGCAATGAAGACCAGTCCGTTTCGCGTCATCTTCAACCGGCCCTCCACCGCGATGGAGAAGTATCTGCTAACCATTATCCTTGCGTACATAGTGATCGTGGCCTTGAAGAACCCGCTGTTCTTCAGCCTGGAGACCCTGTTTGACATGCTTCGGAGTGGGTCCGGCGTTATGATCCTCGCCGTCGGCGTGCTCCTCGTGCTCATATCGGGCGGCATTGACGTCTCGTTCACAGCAATCGCGGTGGTCTCGGGCTACACATCGGTGCAGCTCATGATGGCGTTGGGGATCGACAACGTTCTGTTCGCATTCATGGTGTCCATTGCTGTGGGATGTCTGCTCGGCGCCGTCAATGCTCTGCTTATTTCCAGATTCAAACTCCCAACCCTAATCGTGACCCTCGGTACCGCCAGCGCCTACCACGGCCTGATGGCAACAGTTCTCGGCACAAAGTCCTACCCCACTGGTGCGATGCCTCAGTCCATGGTCGAGTTCGGGTCCGCCAACTTAGTGGTCATAAACTCCGAGACCGGCAGATACGGCCTCACGGTGTTCCTGCCGATAGTGATTTTTGTGCTCGGACTCACCTGGTTCATCCTCTACCGCACGATGCTTGGCCGACAGATCTTCGCCGTCGGTAGCAATGAGGAATCCGCCTCACGTCTCGGAATTAATATCACCCGCACCAAGTTGTTTGTCTACTCCTACTCCGGCGCTCTCTCCGGATTGATGGGAATCATTTATTTCAGCGAACTAAAGTACGTCAATCCTGTCTCCCTCGTGGGCAGCGAGCTGATGATTATCGCCGCTGTCGTCATTGGGGGTGCGAAGCTCACGGGCGGCGAAGGAACGATTCTCGGCACAATTCTAGGCATCGTTGTTGTGCAGTTGTTTCAATCCACTCTGGTATTCCTCGGCTTGGGATCCTCGTGGAATGACCTGTTCTTCGGTGCTGTATTGCTAATGAGTTTGGGCGTTATGTACTACCGCCAACGCATCCAGGACCGAAAGAGTCTCGTCTTCGCGACGAGCTAAACCGGAGAGCAAGGGGAACCAAAAAATGAATTTAGTCGCCCGTATCGTCGCCCGGGACAAAAACCTGTCCGTGCTGGTCCTCATGACAGCCAGTACACTAACGGTCCTTGTTGCCTTGCTCGGCGGTCGATTCCTTTCCGCCGGCAATCTGCAGTCGATGTCCTCTCAAGTCAGTGAATTCGGCTTTCTTGCGCTCGCAATGGGCCTGGCCATGCTCACCGGTGGCATCGACCTGTCTATTGTGTCAGCCGCGGTGCTAGCCGGCATCATGGGTGCCACCGTTATGAGCGGGCAACTCGTACCGGTAACGGAGTCAAACTCGAACGCACTAATGCTCGCCGGCATCCTAGCGGCGCTCGTCACCGGCATGATGTGCGGCTTGCTCAACGGTGTGTTAGTGGCCAAGTTATCGATTCCACCCATCCTCGCCACTTTGGGCACTATGATCCTGTTCACCGGCATTGGCATGGTCATTACAGACGGGCAGAGTGTACCGATCTCCATCGTCAGCTATTCCGCCCTCGGCGCGACTACGATCGCGAACATCCCGCTTATTTTCGTTCTCATGACCGTCGCATTTCTCGTCATGGGCTTTGCGCTTAGCCGCACCCGCTTTGGCCGCCGCATCTACCTTTTCGGTGAAAACAGCGTTGCACTGCGCTTTTCCGGAGTACGCAATGAACGAGTGATCATCCTGACATATGTCACGATCGGCCTGCTCGTGGGGATCGCCGCTGTAATTATGGTATCCAGGGTCAACTCGGCCCGTGTCGGTTTCGGCGAGTCATACCTGCTGCAGGCG
Encoded proteins:
- a CDS encoding DeoR/GlpR family DNA-binding transcription regulator — translated: MSAVEEKKKMARVAVELVSEGDVVMVDDSTTSLEVVPLLIGRSPLTIITNFMPAMQQVTNNPDVHLIALGGEYVPRYQSFLGLMCERSIADLYADVLFASSSAVRGLDVYHQDQQIVTAKRAMMAAAQTRVLMVDHSKIDHGALHRLGGIDEFTHVIVDDEVDAIVVKSFEDAGVIVLVAS
- a CDS encoding carbohydrate kinase family protein, translated to MGAHIADALGWPFTSVPPGQRLEFMEQIKFTVAGTAAAPAVNLAKLGVEVGAVGRIGNDTIGDFVRSTMNSYGVNTDNLVVDARRQTSASLLPIRRDGSRPALHVIGANAGLTETDVPWSIVEKAQIFHLGGAFILPGLDGAPMGRVLKRVKELGLTVTMDFLMSPRDDAQRVIGPSLRYVDYLMPNIEEAGWLVGTEDRQEIIEWLHTQGVGHTLLTMGGGGVSVAANGDKETVLPAYDISVVDTTGCGDAFSAGLISGLLDGLDVMGAAERGLACGSLVATGLGSDAGIVDRNQVAKFQQTQARLAA
- a CDS encoding helix-hairpin-helix domain-containing protein, which translates into the protein MAQHRWDTVDSQDADGPGHWDRDLEEPRRRWAFSLPAAVLAVCMMLGCGLAILVLRDREPVPVASVGMSPPGTAPSPLPEAGSSNTVTPSTVPSAASAQVPSGAAEPEAGTAMIMVHVAGAVQHPGVVRLDPGSRIVDAVEAAGGTAPDADLARVNLAAVAEDGVMVLVPRIDESASGLEAGSPGGNPAGGSPPAADGTGAASGSVNLNTADSAQLQTLPRVGPVLAERIMAWRTEHGRFSRPEDLDAIPGIGEAMMAALLPLVTV
- a CDS encoding bifunctional aldolase/short-chain dehydrogenase, producing MKSLWQPLKSGQNAVDECVQGSRTIGAHKSLVLHGGGNSSIKATVVDVTGDDIETLYVKGSGWDMASIEPQGFAPLRMDRLRQLLTVKSITDTALVNELRSALVDASAPDPSIESLLHALLPYRAVLHSHADVIVSLTNQPDPAAVVSALFGHKLVLVPYVKPGFDLARRCNELWPQLATPETRGMVLLNHGLFTFGDTMEEAYSRHVEIISAAEDHLRFISETEGPAPSVPLSIEALSETDASTARHEMDSVDLLAVARLRGAISRHAGQSMIMCQHVGPRVRNFLGRKDLTRIVSRGPATPDHIIHTKRIPLVGRDIDGYDVDAYVQDYQAYFERNRDRSPVPLTMLDPTPRFMLDSKRGMFTVGRTVKEANIVRDIAMHTFDVIEAAEKIGRYTSLTEDKLFDIEYWELEQAKLRRGGVSPELAGQVAFVTGAASGIGRSIANKLLDLGACVVGVDISEDVTTTFSCDSWLGIQADVQELFAIEGALRQTVQRFGGLDMLIVAAGVFPESVPITGLDGRAWDRTLAINVGSVQALFGLAQPLLAESPTYGRVVVIGSKNVAAPGPGAAAYSASKAALTQLARVAALEWAVDGIRVNTVHPDAVFDTGLWAPELLAERAARYGVSVEEYKRRNLLSTEVSSLHVAQMVGAMCTPAFQSTTGAQVPVDGGNDRVI
- a CDS encoding ComEC/Rec2 family competence protein, giving the protein MAAAALVCASAAGSLANRTSGPISELITAEAVITAEMRAVSDARPGAADRFTGSPRYLIDAVVDSGTADGHRFRASATLLVVGGEDYGEIRMGDRFTSAGPLHPLPAGDRNLAMLPAAAPPEITGGGGWYAATARLRDGFVQTAEDRDAGIEGLLPGMVLGDRGGLDSGLEQAMKNTGLTHLTAVSGANCSYLIAFIFLAARALRVPRVPAALLALTGLGAFVLLVRPDPSVLRAAVMGGLGTLAVLSGRGRLSAALLFLSITVLLCVDPWLAGSYAFILSVCATLGLVVLGPHLVRVLSRRLPGWFAAAIAIPVAAQLFCAPVLVTLQPQLPVYSVPANLVAAPVVPVVSIAGMFAVALVAAAPVLAVPPLLLAAGGAWWVARTARFFESAPGALAAWPDGTTGVLLMAGCTFAAVAGILHLSRRERWSIRDRHPAPEGRAHGSPPHRILNPGAASPARGGTRTRRWLVAGAAAALVLPGGMVLAAGSLGPGQVDEWVLAACDVGQGDAFAVRSGPGSAVVIDAGSDPDAVDSCLDRLDIQTVDMLVLSHAHQDHYGGTSGVLAGRNVLRVGYSTADSELPGDLVAVLDESPAPRERLVAGMAGNAGSVSWSVLWPLPDPGDHDPRSGAAGDEEENNSSAVLLVTVAENPRLRPLRILFTGDIEEDAAATVIAAHPELGAGSVDVLKVAHHGARNGGGGWVSAVSPPLALVSVGADNDYGHPAPQTLAGLEAAGTAVARTDEHGTLLVAREGDGLQIAGLPP